One genomic segment of Chitinophaga sancti includes these proteins:
- a CDS encoding metalloregulator ArsR/SmtB family transcription factor codes for MENYKPITKATADRFLQLLKTKGPQSAAMLAAALNITGEGARLQLLKLAEEGLVMSVTTSKGVGRPVQIWDLTPVGHAHFPDTHAEFTLQLLETIKVELGEDALEKVVAAREQQQHEKYFNALSGITDVADKLEAFAALRTREGYLAEWAEDGEGGYFFIENHCPICNAALNCANICKSELRTFKNLMGDGVEVERADHIISGARRCVYKIVVLVNPLS; via the coding sequence TTGGAAAATTATAAACCCATCACGAAAGCGACTGCAGATAGATTTTTGCAGTTACTGAAAACGAAGGGGCCTCAGTCGGCCGCTATGTTGGCGGCTGCTTTGAATATTACAGGAGAAGGCGCCCGGCTGCAACTGCTGAAACTGGCAGAAGAAGGACTGGTGATGTCGGTAACGACATCAAAGGGGGTTGGACGTCCGGTACAGATCTGGGATCTGACGCCGGTGGGGCATGCCCATTTTCCTGATACGCATGCAGAATTTACCTTACAATTATTAGAGACGATCAAAGTGGAGCTGGGCGAAGATGCCCTCGAGAAAGTCGTGGCTGCCCGGGAACAGCAGCAACATGAAAAATATTTTAATGCCCTGTCGGGTATTACTGATGTAGCAGATAAGCTGGAAGCATTTGCCGCCCTGCGTACCCGGGAAGGATACCTGGCGGAGTGGGCAGAAGATGGAGAAGGAGGTTATTTCTTTATAGAAAACCACTGTCCGATCTGTAATGCCGCCCTGAATTGTGCAAACATCTGTAAATCAGAACTCAGGACTTTTAAAAACCTGATGGGTGATGGGGTGGAGGTCGAGCGCGCTGACCATATTATCAGCGGCGCCCGAAGGTGTGTATATAAGATTGTCGTTTTAGTAAATCCGCTTTCCTAA
- a CDS encoding iron-sulfur cluster assembly protein has protein sequence MATMNLRDQIEDVLKTVYDPEIPVNIWELGLIYEIRINDDNRVGITMTLTAPACPVAGDIVREVDEKVKAVEGVTDCDVTLTFEPAWNRDMMSEEAKLELGFM, from the coding sequence ATCGCAACAATGAACTTAAGAGATCAGATAGAAGATGTACTGAAGACAGTATATGATCCTGAAATTCCGGTGAATATATGGGAACTGGGATTGATTTATGAAATCAGGATTAATGATGATAACAGGGTAGGGATTACAATGACGCTGACAGCACCTGCCTGCCCTGTAGCGGGAGATATTGTACGTGAGGTAGATGAGAAGGTTAAAGCAGTGGAAGGAGTGACAGATTGTGATGTAACGCTTACTTTTGAACCTGCATGGAATAGGGATATGATGAGTGAAGAAGCGAAACTGGAATTAGGTTTTATGTAA
- a CDS encoding cysteine desulfurase, giving the protein MAAPALDIDKIRKDFPLLQEKVYGKPLVYLDNSATTQKPQVVLDTLERYYKHYNSNVHRGVHHLSQVASEEYESARHIIAGFINAREHEEVIFTKGTTDSINLIANVFGRGIIKPGDEVIVSAMEHHSNIVPWQIMCEDRGAVLKVIPMDENGELIMSEYTNLLSDKTKIVSVAYVSNSLGTVNPVRDIIAQAHAHNIPVMLDAAQAIQHMPLDVQELDADFIAFSGHKVYGPTGIGILYGKREWLDKLPPYQGGGDMIKTVTFAKTTYNELPFKYEAGTPDISGAIALGAAVKYVQEIGIENIHAYEEQLVNYAVEQLSTVEGLRFIGNPKNRSGAISFLVNAIHPYDLGELLDKQGVAIRTGHHCAEPVMDFFCIPGTVRASFAMYTNKEDIDRLVVAINRAAGMLR; this is encoded by the coding sequence ATCGCTGCACCGGCATTAGATATAGATAAGATCAGAAAGGATTTCCCGCTGTTGCAGGAAAAGGTGTATGGTAAACCGCTTGTATATCTTGATAATTCAGCTACGACACAAAAGCCACAGGTAGTGCTGGATACGCTGGAGCGGTATTATAAGCATTACAACAGTAATGTGCATCGTGGGGTGCACCACCTGAGCCAGGTAGCTTCTGAAGAATACGAAAGCGCCCGTCATATCATTGCGGGTTTTATCAATGCACGGGAGCATGAAGAAGTGATCTTTACCAAAGGAACCACTGATAGCATTAACCTGATCGCAAATGTATTTGGCAGAGGCATCATTAAGCCCGGTGATGAAGTGATTGTGTCTGCAATGGAACACCATTCTAATATTGTTCCCTGGCAGATTATGTGTGAAGACAGAGGAGCTGTGTTGAAGGTGATTCCGATGGATGAGAATGGGGAGTTGATCATGAGTGAATACACTAACCTGCTCTCTGATAAAACGAAGATTGTGAGTGTGGCCTATGTATCTAATTCTTTAGGTACCGTGAACCCGGTGCGTGATATCATTGCACAGGCACATGCGCACAATATTCCTGTCATGCTGGATGCTGCACAGGCTATTCAACATATGCCGCTGGATGTACAGGAACTGGATGCTGATTTCATCGCGTTTTCAGGGCATAAAGTGTACGGTCCGACCGGTATTGGTATCTTGTACGGTAAGAGAGAATGGTTGGATAAACTGCCTCCTTATCAGGGCGGTGGCGATATGATCAAGACCGTTACATTTGCAAAGACAACTTACAATGAATTGCCGTTTAAATATGAAGCAGGTACCCCTGATATCAGTGGTGCGATCGCTTTGGGTGCGGCAGTGAAATATGTGCAGGAGATCGGGATAGAAAATATTCATGCGTATGAAGAGCAATTGGTGAACTATGCAGTTGAGCAATTGTCTACTGTAGAAGGACTGCGATTCATTGGAAATCCAAAGAATAGATCTGGCGCCATTTCATTTTTAGTAAATGCGATCCATCCGTATGATCTGGGTGAGTTGCTGGATAAGCAGGGCGTGGCGATCAGAACGGGACACCATTGTGCAGAGCCGGTGATGGATTTCTTTTGCATTCCGGGTACGGTGAGAGCGAGTTTTGCAATGTATACAAATAAGGAAGATATTGACAGACTGGTGGTGGCAATCAATCGCGCTGCCGGCATGTTGAGATAA
- a CDS encoding SufE family protein produces MTINEKQDELISDFSFMDEWMDKYEYIIQLGKDLPLIDPKYKTDDNLIKGCQSQVWLHTDLVDGKLIFTADSDAVITKGLVSLLVGVLSGHTPKEIAESEIYFIDEIGLRSHLSPTRSNGLLSMLKQMKIYGLAYQVKSQQ; encoded by the coding sequence ATGACGATCAACGAAAAACAAGACGAGCTCATTTCCGACTTCTCCTTTATGGATGAATGGATGGATAAGTATGAATACATTATCCAGCTTGGTAAGGATCTGCCACTGATAGACCCGAAATATAAAACAGACGATAACCTCATCAAAGGTTGCCAGTCACAGGTATGGCTGCATACTGACCTGGTAGATGGTAAACTCATCTTCACGGCAGACAGTGATGCCGTGATCACAAAAGGATTGGTGAGTTTATTGGTAGGTGTATTATCCGGCCACACGCCAAAGGAAATTGCCGAATCTGAGATTTATTTTATCGACGAAATTGGCCTGCGCAGCCACTTGTCTCCTACCCGCTCCAATGGCTTGCTGAGCATGCTCAAGCAGATGAAAATATACGGATTAGCTTACCAGGTAAAATCGCAACAATGA
- the sufC gene encoding Fe-S cluster assembly ATPase SufC — protein sequence MLTIKNLHAEVDGKKILKGLNLEIKAGEMHAIMGPNGAGKSSLASVLAGRENYTVTEGEVIFDGKNLLDMSPEDRAREGVFLAFQYPVEIPGVSNLNFLKTALNEIRAYHSLPAIEAKEFLKLTKEKQQMMDFNANLMNRSLNEGFSGGEKKRNEVFQMAMLDPKFAILDETDSGLDIDALRIVASGVNKLRAADKAFMVITHYQRLLDYIVPDFVHVLADGVIVKTGNKDLALELEEKGYDWLKEDVHQKESV from the coding sequence ATGCTGACGATTAAAAATCTGCACGCAGAAGTAGACGGTAAGAAAATATTAAAGGGCCTGAACCTGGAAATCAAAGCTGGTGAGATGCATGCCATCATGGGACCTAACGGTGCCGGCAAAAGCTCCCTGGCTTCTGTGCTCGCTGGTCGTGAGAACTATACAGTGACTGAAGGTGAAGTGATCTTCGACGGCAAAAACCTGCTGGACATGTCTCCTGAAGACCGCGCCCGTGAAGGTGTGTTCCTGGCATTCCAGTACCCTGTAGAAATTCCAGGTGTATCTAACCTGAATTTCCTCAAGACTGCGCTGAACGAGATCAGGGCTTACCATAGTCTGCCTGCAATCGAAGCAAAGGAATTCCTGAAACTGACCAAAGAGAAACAGCAGATGATGGACTTTAATGCTAACCTGATGAACCGCTCTCTGAATGAAGGTTTTTCTGGTGGTGAAAAGAAACGTAACGAAGTTTTCCAGATGGCAATGCTGGATCCAAAATTTGCTATCCTCGACGAAACTGACTCTGGTCTGGATATAGATGCGCTGCGTATTGTAGCAAGCGGTGTAAACAAACTGCGGGCTGCTGACAAAGCATTCATGGTGATCACTCACTATCAACGCCTGCTCGATTATATCGTACCTGACTTTGTACACGTACTGGCTGATGGGGTGATCGTAAAAACCGGTAACAAAGACCTGGCGCTGGAACTGGAAGAAAAGGGCTACGACTGGCTGAAAGAAGATGTACATCAGAAAGAATCGGTATAA
- a CDS encoding AI-2E family transporter, protein MNEVKLPFNARLAFTLLSVILLMYIARLGHELLVPLAFAFLIAIMLLPVASILEKCRFSRAMAALTCIILIVIILFGISMILASQMGSFVADFPHLQQQLLHTITDLQAWINMKFHIDAARQMDYLEQLAMGTLGSATTFVSTTLLSLSSLLIFIIFVLLYTFFLLLYRSLLVTFLITVFDAKHRETLLSVIVETRLIIKGYVTGLMIEMVVVAVVNCTLFWILGIKYATLLGIMAAIFNIIPYLGIYVATIISMLLTLTNSSLGTTIQVGVGLLVVHFLDSNVLLPRIVGSKVKINALVTILAVVCGNLLWGVPGMFLAIPFIAILKIIFENIDQMKPWAILLGDVTLKKVKVRRKN, encoded by the coding sequence ATGAATGAAGTAAAGCTACCCTTTAATGCAAGACTAGCCTTCACCCTCCTCTCCGTCATCCTGCTGATGTACATCGCCAGATTAGGACACGAGCTGCTAGTTCCGCTGGCCTTCGCTTTTCTGATAGCTATCATGCTCCTCCCCGTTGCCAGTATTCTCGAAAAATGTCGCTTTTCAAGAGCCATGGCCGCCCTTACCTGCATCATATTAATCGTCATCATCCTCTTTGGAATAAGCATGATCCTTGCTTCTCAAATGGGCTCATTTGTTGCCGATTTTCCACACTTACAACAACAATTGCTTCATACTATCACCGACCTTCAGGCCTGGATCAATATGAAATTTCATATTGACGCCGCCCGCCAGATGGATTATTTAGAGCAACTGGCCATGGGCACTTTAGGCTCTGCCACTACTTTTGTGAGCACGACCTTATTGTCTTTATCTTCCCTGTTGATCTTTATCATTTTCGTACTATTATATACGTTCTTCCTGCTGCTCTATCGTTCCTTACTGGTCACTTTCCTCATCACCGTGTTCGATGCCAAACACCGCGAGACCTTGCTCAGCGTGATTGTTGAAACACGCCTGATCATCAAAGGATACGTTACAGGCCTGATGATTGAAATGGTGGTAGTCGCCGTCGTAAACTGTACCCTCTTCTGGATATTGGGTATCAAGTATGCGACACTGTTAGGCATCATGGCCGCTATATTTAATATCATTCCTTACCTGGGTATTTATGTGGCCACGATCATTTCCATGTTGCTCACGTTGACGAACAGTTCACTGGGCACTACGATACAGGTAGGTGTTGGTCTGCTTGTCGTACACTTCCTGGATAGCAATGTCCTACTGCCACGCATCGTAGGCAGCAAGGTAAAGATCAACGCACTTGTCACCATCCTCGCAGTCGTATGCGGCAACCTGCTATGGGGCGTTCCAGGCATGTTCCTCGCTATTCCGTTCATTGCAATTTTGAAAATTATTTTTGAGAATATCGATCAAATGAAGCCGTGGGCCATTTTACTGGGTGATGTAACACTTAAAAAAGTGAAAGTGCGCCGGAAAAATTAA
- a CDS encoding GNAT family protein, with the protein MNNLHKEVEVPVLVADDLLLRPISEKDIAALFNLFSSEKVTRFMDIERFINVSEAAQLVAFFREKLLSGEGMRWGIYQPDNDTLIGTCGLHHINKTHYKAEMGYDLLPAFWGKGIMTASLNRLLQYAFEELALNRIEAVVDPDNKLSILLLKRLGFQQEGLLRQAFFQKGQFVDAYMFSLLSGDYNYELHY; encoded by the coding sequence ATGAATAATCTACATAAAGAGGTGGAGGTTCCAGTGTTGGTAGCAGATGATTTACTCCTGCGACCCATCAGTGAAAAGGATATCGCCGCATTGTTCAATTTATTTTCGTCGGAAAAGGTGACCCGTTTTATGGATATAGAACGATTCATCAATGTATCCGAGGCAGCACAGTTAGTCGCCTTTTTCAGGGAAAAACTGTTGAGTGGGGAAGGTATGCGCTGGGGCATTTATCAACCCGACAATGATACACTGATCGGCACCTGTGGATTGCATCATATCAATAAAACACATTATAAAGCAGAGATGGGCTATGACCTCCTCCCCGCCTTCTGGGGCAAGGGCATAATGACCGCCTCGCTGAACCGGTTGCTCCAATATGCTTTTGAGGAACTGGCATTGAACCGCATAGAAGCCGTAGTAGATCCGGATAATAAATTATCTATTCTCCTCCTGAAGCGATTAGGGTTCCAACAGGAAGGACTGCTAAGACAGGCATTTTTCCAGAAAGGGCAATTTGTGGATGCTTATATGTTTAGCCTCCTGTCCGGCGACTACAATTACGAGTTACATTATTAA
- a CDS encoding NADPH-dependent FMN reductase: MNVLIFNGTMDTAPYTTANRLSAYFEELFRQKGFSTEVFSPKGGHIPFFEYPKGDMPEPVKAMCDAFCKADVFVWLTPLYHGSMTGVMKNALDWLEMTSKLSNPYLTGKVVALVSWGDGHQAMQGINAMDSVAKALRAWVLPYSVPIMKEHLYTADGKDFTEPYKNKFDRLVSLLGEAQVLKHIK, translated from the coding sequence ATGAACGTCTTGATCTTCAATGGAACGATGGACACCGCTCCTTATACCACGGCTAACAGACTGTCTGCCTATTTTGAAGAACTGTTCCGCCAAAAAGGCTTCTCTACAGAAGTATTTAGTCCCAAAGGCGGTCACATACCGTTCTTTGAATATCCGAAAGGCGATATGCCTGAACCCGTTAAGGCCATGTGCGATGCCTTTTGCAAAGCAGATGTATTCGTATGGCTGACTCCTCTCTACCATGGAAGTATGACCGGGGTCATGAAAAATGCACTGGACTGGTTAGAAATGACGAGCAAACTCAGTAATCCATATTTAACCGGAAAGGTCGTAGCTTTGGTGTCCTGGGGAGATGGCCATCAGGCCATGCAGGGTATCAACGCGATGGATTCCGTAGCGAAAGCATTGAGAGCGTGGGTATTACCTTACTCCGTTCCCATTATGAAAGAACACCTGTATACCGCTGACGGAAAAGATTTTACCGAGCCATACAAGAATAAGTTCGATAGACTGGTCTCCCTGTTAGGAGAAGCACAGGTTTTGAAACACATAAAGTAA
- a CDS encoding N-acetyltransferase family protein, with the protein MQFRNATTLDMPAIVAIYNSTIAGRMVTADTEPVSVESRMPWFNVHNPEKRPLWVVEENGIMIGWVSFQSFYGRPAYDGTAEISIYLDENQRGKGYGKKILEYAMAQCPTIGIKSLLGFIFSHNEPSIKLFEKLGFTSWAHLPNIAVLDGVERSLDILGKRIY; encoded by the coding sequence ATGCAATTCAGAAACGCCACCACCCTCGACATGCCGGCTATTGTAGCCATTTACAACAGCACCATCGCAGGCCGTATGGTCACCGCCGACACAGAACCTGTATCCGTAGAAAGCCGAATGCCCTGGTTCAATGTTCACAACCCGGAAAAACGCCCTTTATGGGTAGTAGAAGAAAATGGAATCATGATAGGCTGGGTGAGCTTCCAGTCCTTTTATGGCCGGCCGGCCTACGACGGTACCGCCGAAATCAGTATCTATTTAGATGAGAATCAACGAGGTAAAGGTTATGGCAAAAAAATACTGGAATACGCCATGGCACAATGCCCGACCATCGGCATAAAATCGCTGCTGGGATTTATCTTCTCCCACAATGAGCCAAGTATTAAATTATTTGAGAAACTGGGTTTCACTTCCTGGGCACATCTGCCCAACATCGCCGTACTGGATGGCGTAGAAAGAAGCCTGGATATTTTAGGAAAGCGGATTTACTAA
- the sufB gene encoding Fe-S cluster assembly protein SufB, with protein sequence MRNSNEIIDDIANKEYEFGFTTDIEMEMAPVGLNEDTIRYISAKKEEPEWLLQWRLKAFAAFQKMQWPAWQHFKMPEIDLQKISFYAAPKRKSLQSLDEVDPEILATMEKLGIPLNEQKALSGVAVDVVFDSVSVATTFREKLGELGVIFCSFGEAVREHPDLVKEYLGTVVPHSDNIFAALNAAVFSDGSFVYIPKGVRCPMELSTYFRINAENTGQFERTLIICDDNAYVSYLEGCTAPRRDENQLHAAVVELVALNHAEIKYSTVQNWYPGDKDGKGGIYNFVTKRGICKGNSSKISWTQVETGSAITWKYPSVILQGDDAEGEFYSVAVTRNKQIADTGTKIYHLGRNTRSRIISKGISAGTSDNTYRGLVQVGPRAANARNFTQCDSLLIGDRCGAHTFPYIESKNSTATVEHEATTSKIGEDQIFYLNQRGINTEQAVALIVNGYAKEVLNQLPMEFAVEAQKLLSITLEGSVG encoded by the coding sequence ATGAGAAATAGCAACGAAATAATTGACGACATAGCCAACAAGGAATACGAGTTTGGCTTCACCACCGACATCGAGATGGAAATGGCACCCGTTGGGCTCAACGAGGATACCATTCGCTACATCTCAGCTAAAAAGGAAGAACCAGAATGGCTCCTTCAATGGCGCCTGAAGGCATTCGCTGCCTTCCAGAAAATGCAGTGGCCAGCATGGCAGCACTTTAAAATGCCGGAAATAGACCTCCAGAAGATTTCTTTCTATGCCGCTCCAAAAAGAAAATCATTACAAAGCCTGGATGAAGTTGATCCTGAAATCCTGGCGACCATGGAGAAACTGGGTATCCCCCTGAATGAGCAGAAAGCGCTCTCCGGTGTGGCTGTGGACGTGGTGTTCGATAGCGTATCCGTTGCTACTACTTTCCGCGAAAAATTAGGCGAACTCGGTGTCATCTTCTGCTCCTTTGGTGAAGCAGTACGTGAACATCCAGACCTGGTAAAAGAATACCTGGGTACCGTAGTTCCTCACTCTGACAACATCTTTGCCGCGCTGAATGCAGCAGTATTCTCCGATGGCTCATTTGTATATATTCCAAAAGGCGTACGCTGTCCGATGGAACTGAGCACCTACTTCCGTATCAATGCGGAAAATACCGGTCAGTTCGAACGTACCCTCATCATTTGCGACGATAATGCCTACGTAAGTTATCTCGAAGGCTGTACGGCTCCACGCCGCGATGAAAACCAGCTGCACGCTGCAGTTGTGGAACTCGTTGCGCTGAACCATGCAGAGATCAAATACTCTACTGTTCAAAACTGGTATCCCGGTGATAAAGATGGTAAAGGTGGTATTTACAACTTCGTAACCAAGCGTGGTATCTGTAAAGGAAATAGCAGCAAGATCTCCTGGACACAGGTAGAAACCGGCTCCGCTATCACCTGGAAATATCCAAGTGTGATCCTGCAGGGCGATGATGCTGAAGGCGAATTCTATTCCGTAGCAGTAACCCGCAACAAGCAGATTGCTGATACCGGAACCAAAATATATCACCTGGGTCGCAACACCCGCAGCCGTATCATTTCAAAAGGTATTTCTGCAGGTACCAGTGATAATACCTATCGCGGTCTTGTACAGGTAGGTCCACGCGCTGCCAATGCACGTAACTTTACCCAGTGCGACTCCCTGCTCATAGGCGATCGCTGTGGCGCTCATACCTTCCCTTACATCGAATCAAAGAATAGCACCGCTACGGTAGAACACGAAGCGACTACTTCCAAGATCGGGGAAGACCAGATCTTCTACCTCAACCAACGTGGTATCAATACAGAACAGGCAGTAGCCCTCATCGTGAACGGTTATGCAAAGGAAGTATTGAACCAGCTCCCTATGGAGTTCGCGGTAGAAGCACAAAAACTGCTGTCCATTACACTTGAAGGTAGTGTAGGATAG
- a CDS encoding AraC family transcriptional regulator — MKQKPSAQEQMELLALKALCFADDHVSDSFEMKHVSDWLGISYSYFYHSFTQVIGEPYWQYVKRHRLELSAGLLRHSGYNVSEISERTGYATVAAFTKAFTQYYDKSPRGFRKIPTLPNEQRTLHLVDAIVKAFNKKGDNLTSYFNFERTEKEYLPDSMLYYTILSRGQDPIAQMIMKMTREEIRLRRILQAQELPQAKVITSTLDSVPVTSYEQMSIFAGIFLPSKDVTSGFMEVVMKENLMAKRIPAGHYIKLPVPIDFAMAGIPMYEFIDRYVKEGVFKMSGNHFFISMVGPNQCEIFIPYMKQLL, encoded by the coding sequence ATGAAACAAAAACCTTCCGCTCAGGAGCAAATGGAGCTGTTAGCACTAAAAGCACTGTGTTTTGCTGATGATCATGTCTCGGATTCTTTCGAGATGAAACACGTATCTGACTGGCTCGGAATTTCCTACTCCTATTTTTACCACAGTTTTACGCAGGTGATTGGAGAGCCCTACTGGCAATATGTAAAACGTCACCGGCTGGAACTCTCTGCAGGGTTGCTCAGGCATAGCGGATATAATGTCAGCGAGATTTCAGAACGAACCGGTTACGCTACTGTAGCGGCATTTACAAAAGCATTTACCCAGTATTATGACAAGAGTCCACGTGGTTTCAGGAAAATCCCTACCCTTCCGAATGAGCAACGTACGCTACATTTAGTAGATGCGATTGTGAAAGCATTTAATAAGAAAGGTGATAACTTAACTTCGTATTTTAATTTTGAGCGGACGGAGAAGGAGTACCTGCCGGATAGCATGTTATACTATACGATCTTATCCAGGGGCCAGGATCCGATAGCCCAGATGATCATGAAGATGACAAGAGAGGAGATCCGTTTGCGCAGGATACTGCAGGCACAGGAGTTACCACAGGCAAAGGTGATAACGAGTACGCTTGATTCTGTACCGGTCACTTCGTATGAACAAATGAGCATATTTGCAGGGATCTTTTTGCCCAGCAAAGATGTTACTTCCGGCTTTATGGAGGTGGTGATGAAAGAAAACCTGATGGCTAAAAGGATACCGGCCGGCCATTATATTAAACTACCCGTGCCTATAGATTTTGCCATGGCAGGGATACCGATGTATGAGTTTATAGACCGGTATGTGAAAGAAGGTGTATTTAAGATGAGCGGAAACCATTTCTTTATTTCTATGGTAGGGCCGAATCAGTGTGAGATCTTTATTCCTTATATGAAGCAGTTATTATAA
- the sufD gene encoding Fe-S cluster assembly protein SufD translates to MTSDINKSFYDFISNGMPGPEQQVDVNNAILPARKEAFSRFRSLGLPTLKTEEWRYTNIQRYLKDAFTLAEEEQSTVTAEQLRGTGIPKLDSYTAVLVNGRLQTALSQLPADGKITISKISDAAGNAQLQAWFDKHPHLQKQPFAALNAAFFADGLFIEAGVNASLDKPLHIIHVYTAAVNAFIQPRHLVILHKSATLEIIESTVGLNEEAITFVNSVTEVVLEENAELWHYNVQSTIKNSRHIYHTSALQKADSRYHHFNFTLPAAELTRNNLSVALAGSNTETNLHGLFLATEQQHVDNHTFVDHQVPNCNSNELYKGVLLDNAKGVFTGKIMVHQDAQKTNAFQQNNNLLMSEKANINSQPQLEIYADDVKCSHGFTVGRFSEEALFYLRSRGIGEEAAKTLMVNAFAFDITDQVHIPALQEFLSDKIRRYVTGAINN, encoded by the coding sequence ATGACTAGCGATATCAATAAATCATTTTACGACTTTATATCCAACGGGATGCCGGGTCCTGAACAGCAGGTGGACGTGAACAACGCCATCCTGCCTGCGCGTAAAGAGGCTTTTAGCCGCTTTCGCTCCCTGGGCCTTCCAACCCTCAAAACTGAAGAATGGCGCTATACTAACATACAGCGCTATCTGAAAGATGCATTCACCCTGGCAGAAGAAGAGCAATCAACTGTAACTGCCGAGCAACTACGCGGTACGGGCATTCCTAAACTGGACAGCTATACCGCTGTACTGGTGAACGGACGCCTGCAAACAGCGTTGTCTCAGCTGCCTGCTGATGGAAAGATCACTATTTCCAAAATCAGCGATGCCGCCGGGAATGCTCAACTCCAGGCATGGTTCGATAAACACCCCCACCTGCAAAAACAACCTTTTGCAGCCCTCAATGCAGCCTTCTTTGCCGATGGTCTGTTCATTGAAGCAGGTGTAAACGCCAGCCTCGATAAACCACTGCACATCATTCATGTATATACAGCCGCTGTTAATGCTTTCATTCAGCCCCGCCACCTGGTGATACTGCATAAAAGCGCTACCCTCGAAATCATCGAGAGCACAGTAGGTCTGAACGAAGAAGCAATCACATTTGTGAACAGCGTAACGGAAGTAGTACTGGAAGAGAACGCGGAACTCTGGCATTACAATGTACAGAGCACTATTAAAAATAGCCGCCACATCTACCACACCTCTGCCCTGCAGAAAGCTGACAGCCGCTACCATCACTTCAACTTCACCCTGCCTGCGGCTGAGCTCACGCGCAATAACCTGAGCGTGGCACTGGCCGGCAGCAATACAGAGACCAACCTGCATGGCCTCTTCCTCGCTACCGAACAGCAGCATGTAGATAACCATACCTTCGTGGACCACCAGGTACCCAATTGTAACAGTAATGAACTGTACAAAGGCGTACTGCTGGATAATGCAAAAGGTGTTTTCACCGGCAAGATCATGGTTCACCAGGATGCACAGAAAACAAACGCTTTCCAGCAGAATAATAACCTGCTGATGAGCGAAAAGGCAAATATCAACTCACAGCCACAACTGGAAATATATGCTGACGACGTGAAGTGTAGCCACGGTTTTACCGTAGGCCGCTTTAGTGAAGAAGCATTGTTCTACCTCCGCTCCCGTGGTATTGGTGAGGAAGCTGCCAAAACACTCATGGTAAATGCATTTGCATTTGATATTACCGACCAGGTACATATCCCTGCATTACAGGAGTTTCTCTCCGACAAGATCCGCAGGTATGTAACCGGCGCTATCAATAATTAA
- a CDS encoding iron-sulfur cluster assembly accessory protein, with protein MIKENHAADTFVRVGVKGGGCSGLEYVLKFEESEKQEGDQIFEDKGVKIVVQMKSLLYLYGTELDYSDGLNGKGLFFNNPNATRTCSCGESFAV; from the coding sequence ATGATCAAGGAAAACCATGCAGCTGACACCTTTGTGCGCGTAGGCGTAAAGGGAGGCGGTTGTTCAGGCCTGGAATATGTACTGAAATTTGAGGAGTCTGAAAAACAGGAAGGCGATCAAATCTTTGAAGATAAAGGTGTTAAGATAGTAGTACAGATGAAAAGCCTCTTGTATCTTTACGGTACAGAATTAGACTATAGTGACGGTCTGAACGGTAAAGGGCTTTTCTTTAACAATCCAAATGCTACCCGTACATGTAGTTGTGGCGAGAGCTTCGCTGTATAA